In Apium graveolens cultivar Ventura chromosome 10, ASM990537v1, whole genome shotgun sequence, the following are encoded in one genomic region:
- the LOC141691667 gene encoding putative F-box protein At5g52610: METKNSNPSFSSLAEELILKIFLLLPVSSLVCLSSVCKLWCSIISSRRFVETHLINSRKNLPSLLTAFTYQVEYDHAMDVVYGGSFHNVYMNSHDDESVRIDLPERLSGTNRLFLVGSCDGLVCLVKSCMHFDDHVFLWNPLTKLFKYLPTPKKPSNYNLGFGFDSISGDYKILMIVCDNFFGKSSGFVAQLYSAKDDSWKEIEVPKTLESFAIPPYSKCVYVQPGALYFQGTDELLSFNLDDEVFGVYPYPIPEYNGRSNVLEFEGSAAMIFESRYNGPVLWQLENVNGDVSWTKKIKLEVDFKMDREVLYLGAGRFVVQADHHDECRKSYDKFTSNLIIYDHRKRETKSVSPRIPDSKDTSLIKYTESLISLQGFESEFRRQK, from the coding sequence ATGGAAACTAAAAACTCAAACCCTAGTTTTTCCTCTTTAGCTGAAGAGCTtatattgaaaatatttttattgcTGCCAGTTTCATCACTAGTCTGCTTGAGCTCCGTCTGCAAGTTGTGGTGTTCGATCATATCAAGTCGCCGGTTTGTCGAAACTCACCTCATTAATTCTAGAAAAAATCTTCCTTCTCTACTTACAGCTTTCACATATCAGGTTGAGTACGACCATGCCATGGACGTAGTCTACGGGGGTAGTTTTCATAATGTTTACATGAACAGTCATGATGATGAATCTGTAAGAATCGACTTACCAGAAAGATTAAGTGGTACTAATAGGTTGTTTCTAGTCGGTTCATGCGATGGTCTTGTTTGTCTTGTCAAGTCTTGTATGCATTTCGATGATCATGTGTTTTTATGGAATCCATTAACCAAGTTGTTTAAGTACCTTCCTACCCCGAAAAAACCATCAAATTATAATCTAGGGTTTGGTTTCGATTCTATTTCCGGTGACTACAAGATTCTTATGATTGTGTGTGATAATTTTTTTGGCAAGTCCTCTGGATTTGTAGCACAGTTGTATTCCGCCAAGGATGATTCTTGGAAGGAGATTGAGGTTCCTAAAACATTAGAATCTTTTGCAATTCCCCCGTATTCAAAATGTGTTTATGTTCAACCTGGGGCATTGTATTTTCAAGGTACTGATGAGTTACTATCATTCAATTTGGATGATGAGGTGTTTGGAGTATATCCATATCCCATTCCAGAATACAATGGAAGGTCAAACGTTTTGGAGTTCGAAGGTTCTGCTGCTATGATCTTTGAATCGCGCTACAATGGGCCTGTTCTTTGGCAATTGGAGAATGTTAATGGCGATGTGTCATGGACTAAAAAGATTAAGCTTGAGGTTGATTTCAAGATGGACAGGGAAGTTCTTTACTTGGGTGCTGGAAGGTTTGTGGTTCAAGCGGATCATCATGACGAGTGTCGTAAATCTTATGATAAATTCACGTCCAACCTTATAATTTATGATCATAGAAAGAGAGAGACAAAGTCAGTTTCTCCTCGAATTCCTGATAGCAAAGATACATCACTTATAAAGTACACAGAGAGCCTCATCTCGCTACAAGGGTTCGAATCAGAATTCAGAAGACAAAAGTAG
- the LOC141691668 gene encoding uncharacterized protein LOC141691668 produces MDVEHLLNYPNENDAVMESPTDEEIIESVMSTDEGTDPEPDDSNLIPSVSSKEAFQALTTLNNYLLQHEQNIPGVIFALHKVKDEINFGFGGKKKQATIDSYFNKN; encoded by the coding sequence ATGGATGTCGAGCATCTCTTAAACTATCCAAACGAGAATGATGCGGTTATGGAATCACCTACGGATGAAGAAATCATTGAGTCGGTAATGAGCACTGATGAAGGGACTGATCCTGAACCCGACGATAGCAATCTCATCCCAAGCGTGTCATCAAAGGAAGCATTTCAAGCACTCACCACTTTGAACAATTACTTGTTACAACACGAGCAAAACATACCAGGAGTTATTTTTGCTTTACATAAAGTCAAGGACGAGATTAATTTTGGCTTTGGTGGAAAGAAGAAACAAGCTACAATAGattcatattttaataagaattaa